The following DNA comes from Gadus macrocephalus chromosome 5, ASM3116895v1.
TGTTCTGGTGGTTCTACCTGATAGGAGTGTGTTCTAATGGTTCTACCTGATAGGAGTGTGTTCTAATGGTTCTACCTGATAGGAGTGTGTTCTAGTGGTTCTACCTGATAGGAGTGTGTTCTAATGGTTCTACCTGATAGGAGTGTGTTCTAATGGTTCTACCTGATAGGAGTGTGTTCTGGTGGTTCTGATAGGAGTGTGTTCTGGTGGTTCTAGTGGGGTTTGGGTTCTACCTGATAGGAGTGTGTTCTAATGGTTCTACCTGATAGGAGTGTGTTCTAGTGGTTCTACCTGATAGGAGTGTGTTCTGGTGGTTCTGATAGGAGTGTGTTCTGGTGGTTCTAGTGGGGTTTGGGTTCTACCTGATAGGAGTGTGTTCTAATGGTTCTACCTGATAGGAGTGTGTTCTAGTGGTTCTACCTGATAGGAGTGTGTTCTGGTGGTTCTAGGGGGGTTTGGGTTCTACCTGATAGGAGTGTGTTCTAATGGTTCTACCTGATAGGAGTGTGTTCTGGTGGTTCTGATAGGAGTGTGTTCTGGTGGTTCTAGGGGGGTTTGGGTTCTACCTGATAGGAGTGTGTTCGGGTGGTTCTAGGGGTCTGGGTTCTGCTGGGTTAATGAGTCACGCTGGCTTGTCTCCTGCCTGCAGCCCGGAGGTTCAGGGACCTGCAGGTGTTTGCGAGTCACCTGCAGGACCTTCTGAAGGAGCAGAGCAGCCTGCGCCAGAGGCTGATGAAACCCTTCTGTCAGACCAGCCTGCCTATGGAGGCTCACctgcacaggtaacacacaggtacacacctgAAGAGGTAACACACCCccgcacaggtaacacacaggtacacacctgCAGAGGTAACACACCCCCGCACGGggaacacacaggtacacacctgCAGAGgtaacacacccccacacaggtaacacacaggtacacacctgAAGAGGTAACACACCCCCGCACAGggaacacacaggtacacacctgAAGAGgtaacacacccccacacaggtaacacacaggtacacacctgCAGAGGTAACACACCCCCGCACAGGTAACTCACAGGTACACACCTGAAGAGGTAACACACCCCATCACAGGGaacacacctgcacaggtaacGCACCCGTAGAGGTAACACACCTCCACAGGTAACACCCCGTGCGGCTAACACACCTGCGCGGCTAACATGTACAAAGACAGCGCCATCTGCTGACAATTGTTTTACTAGAGGTCTCCCAGTGGCCACCAGTGCAACCCAGTATAACTATGCTCTGCTCCCCAGTATAACCAGTGGAATGTTGTGCAGGTATGTGGTGGAGCTCATCCAGATGGTCCTGGACTTCATCGAGAGCCTGGAGCGCCACGTGACCACGGTGCGCGCGCTGCCCTCGCTCCCCGACAGCGTGGCTAAACTGGTGAGCACCAAGACTACATCTCCCACAATCCTTCACACCCACCACTAGGATGTCACATACACGCTCTCTCGGCCTACAGAACTGAGATCTGGCACATAAATAACGATCTGCAATGAACATCAGTGTTGAAGTCCCCACGATGCACCGTGTTCTGTCGGACTTCAGACACACCAAGTTCCCCGCTACGTTGTATTTGCAAAATGGATAATAATTCAAAAACCCCAAACTCACTTTTAAACATAAGCTAAGGTTCGTTTAGTTTAGTCGTCGCTCGCCGACAGCGTGGCTAAACTGTTGATCACCAAGACTACATCTCCCACAATCCTTCACACCGACCGCTGTGTTTCCCCCTCcgctctccccctgcctccagaACAGTGGTGTGGCCCAGCTGCTGGCCCAGGTGGCAGAGGTGGAGCAGCTGTCCTCTCAGGTCCTCCAGTGGAAGGACCTCCACCCGCGCACCGCTCTGCTCCCAGGGCCCGGCCCCGACTCATTGAGCGGCCGGCTGGGCTCTACGTTCtagtggggggggctgggtggaggaCGGGGTTGTCAGAAGGAGGGCAAGGGGGGTTGCCTGTGTCTAAAGGTTTGGGAATAGGAAAATGTGGATATATTGTTCTTATGTTTGTTGGAGctattaaataaatgaaaacaaaagtGTCTGGTGAATTTTGTGATGCTAATGAAGCTAGGCCGAAAGAGGCAAGGAgcaaaaggaaaggaaagtaATCCAAAAcaataatgaaaaatatatttttatcctgtaatatacctatttatgttatGGCTACAGGTCGCCTTACTCTTCTGTCGTGTTTCCATCGCTCAGGTAAAACCATGGACAATAGAGAAGATAAAACTAGAAGTCGTGAGGAGATTTAGGTGTTGGATATGTCAAGCTGCTCACTCTCCCGCACCAACTCAATAACTGTAGGATGAACAACCAACACTCACCGCTGGGTGGCGGTAAAGACACTCCTAAAACGGGatgctgcgcacacacacaaacccacaaacaGCTATCGTAAGCTCCAGtggattcatttattttgataataatcataataatgaaATGATAGCATCAGAGATGTTAATCCAGTGAATGGCAGATTAATTCAGCAGTTTTTCACATTTACAAAAATATTTCTCGCTCAAGGTCTGACTGTTGCTTCATGATCTTCATCTCAAATATTACCCATTCCTAAAGgatgaaaaatatttattaccCATTCCTAAACGATGAAAAGTAATTATTACCCATTCCTAAATTATCAAAACGAATTATTTTCAATTCCTAAATCATAAAAACAAATTATTACCCATTCCGAAATCATAAAATGATAACCCATGATGTaactttaataataatactgtTTCACACACTTCTGTACTGGACCTATTTGGTTTATGGAACCGTATCAgtacttgtgttttatttgcatGTTACGTAtctatgttatgtgtgtgtatgttcaatgtataaggatgtgtgtgtgtgtgtgtgtgtgtgtgtgtgtgtgtgtgtgtgtgtgtgtgtgtgtgtgtgtgtgtgtgtgtgtgtgtgtgtgtgtgtgtgtgtgtgtgtgtgtgtgtgtgtgattgatgaGTTTTCAGAGGTCATAAAACATGTGGTTATTAAGAGCCCATATTTGACTACAGGTCATTGTATCATTTAGCCCGGTAAGTGTGATTTGCCATGGTCATTGGACTCAGGCAGAACTCAGATTGTTCGGaaatacattacattacaattTTTGACGGcataagccccgcccccagaacCCTGTTCTGTCAGTTGTTTGGTTATTTGTTGGATTGGCAGATGGGGTTATCCCACATTTCGCTTTAGCATTATAGTCTTCCATATGGACATCATTGCcttatttgaaaaataaataacaatctGCAATGAACGTCAGTGTTTAAGTCCCCACTATGCACAATGTACTGCAGGACTACAGACACACCAAGTCCCCACAATGTTGTACGTTTATTTGCAAAATGTATAATAATTCAAAATCCAAAACTCCCTTTTAAACATAAGATAaggttagtttagtttagtttgttAGCGCCTGGTGTAGAAAAATAGAATATGTTTGACGCGGGCGAAGCTTCAGGCTGAAGCCACTAGGTGGAGCAGTAATAAAAACTACAATGAGTCGGAATAAGTCAAATAAGGGCCCTTCGTATAGCCGTCGGAGGACAGTGCTGATTCATCTGGAAGTTATCAATCATTCATATCATAAATCTTAATGAAAAATAGATGCTTTCAACTCCAAGCACACCTCTATGAGACACAAACTATGACATGAAATAAAATCCATGAAATGCAAATTATTATCTGGATACAAaccaaaaaataagtaaaatggGGACGATACATGATTAAATTACATAAATTTACTTCAAACACAGCTAGGTAAGCTAGCTACCAGCAACGTCAGCAAGCCTCTAGCTAGGTTAGCTAACCACCAGCTAGTTCAGCTATCGACCTGCTAGGTTAGCCAACTACTAGCTAGTTCAGCTGACCACCAGCTGCATTAGCTAGCACCCAGCAAAGTCAGCTAGCCACCAGCTAGTTCAGCTGACCACCAGCTAGTTCAGTTGGCTAACAGCTAGTTCAGCTGACCATCAGCTAGGTCAGCAACTACCAGCTAGTTTAGCGAGCAACCAGCAGTCAGCTAGCCACCTGCTAGTTCAGCTGACCACCAGCTAGTTCAGCTGACAACCGGCTAGATCAGTTAGCCACCAGCTAGTTCAGCTAGCTACCAGCTAGTTCAGCTGACCAGCAGCTAGTTCAGCTAACCACCCGGTAGGTCAGCTAACCACCCGCTAGGTCAGCTAACCACCGCTTGGTCAGCTAACCAAGAGCAAGGTCGGCTAACTACCTGCTAGGTCAGCTAACCATCCGCTAGTTGAGCTAGCCACCCGCTAGGTCAGCTAGCTACCAGCTAGGTCAGGTGACCAACGTTCCGATTGCACAAAGTACGCCACTTCTCCGAAAAGGGAGCGCCAAATTTTGAAATACTAAAACAGTTTTGATGGTCTCTTGGGAAATACTGCGATTACATCGGCCCCTGGGCACCTCCAACGGTAAAAACGGTCCGACAGGAACGACGAGGATGTCGTTGTCGCTGTCCCAGCGTCCCCAACGAAGCTCAAGGCTTCAGTTCATCTCACTTCCTGTCAGCCATGACAACTTCCTCTTGTCCTCAACGTCCCCAGAAAGTCTTCAGGAAAGCTTGGAGGCTCCAGGATATCATGTGACCCGGACCCCAGACCCCGCGTTGGTTCGGGACGTCCTGGTTGGTTCTTGGAGGTTCCTCTGGGTTCTGTTGTGTTCTATTGGGTTCCTTTAGGGTTCCGTAGGGTTCTGTTGGACGTGACTGGGTTGTGCCGGGTTCTATCGTGTTCTTTTAGATACTATTGGGTTGTGTTATTGGTTCTTTTGGGTTTCATGGGTTCTCATGGATTCTGTTGGGTTGGGAGGTGTTCTAGTGGGTTCTGATATGTTGGATTCTGTTCCCTTGGGGCCTTTATGGGTTTTATTGGGTTTGTTTATATCATATTGGGTTCTGTTGGGTCCTATGTGAGCTATACCGGGTTCTGTTGGGTTTGACTGGCTTCTGTTGGGTTCTATTTGTTCCGGTGAATTCCGGTACCGGCTGTCTGAAGGCACTCGTCGTGGCGATGAGTGAGCAGCGAGTCCCCAGGTGGGCCAGGAGATGCTCGAGACGGTTGCCACGACAACAGGCCAGTACCAggagagttgggggggggggggagatggggataGGAGGAAGAGGGACCCTATTTGTTATAAAAAGGCTGGCCTAGAACAAACAGACTGGCCAATTAAATCTCAGCCTCCGTGTTCCAGCCGGCTGTCAATCTCAAGGCTCCTCCCACACGCCAGGGGTCGAAGGTCAGAGAAGTTCCTGTAAATCGAAACCCTGTGTTTGTCGCTTCCCACTgggataaataataataaataaaagatgtAACTTTTTTTATGTAGCACCTTCAGTACAAGAACATCAAAACGACCtcccatgacctctgacctccgacccctggCCGTTCAACCTACcaggacacacactcacaaaccgacacacacacacacacacacacacacacacacacacacacacacacacacacacacacacacacacacacacacacacacacacacacacacacacacacacgcctacaagGGTCTTTGGCTTCTGGGGGCGGGGTTATAGAGGAATCAGGGAGGGGCTAGGGCAGATGGGGGCGTGGCTTGAGGGAGTGATTGTGTCTTTTCAAgcaaggagggtggggggggggggtcaccttcCACACCCAATCAGAACCAGAGTAAGAGTGACGGACAGCTGCCATATATTAAGGAAAGGAGGTGGGGCCAAAGACCTCAGAtctgtgaagaggaggagagagagagagagagagagagagagagagagagagagagagagagagagagagagagcattgaaGGGAAAGGGTTTGATCAGAATAATATTGATGACCTTTGCAcaaagagtgacagagagagagacagggagagagtgaaagtcaGAGAGGTAGTGAGATAGATTGAgccaggtagagagagagtgagggacagtGAGATaggtatagagggagagagagacaggtagaaggTGTGAGacagggtagagagagagagagacagtgagacaggtatAGAGAGAGGTAACTCACTGTTTGGGGGCGGGTCTTTACATTCTCCTTCCTCTATGGTGATGTCATCGATGGCGATGTCACCTTCAATACCAGAACCCCTCAATCCTTCCATCACcacctggacagacagacagacagacagtcagacagacagacagacagacagacagagagacagacagacagacagacagacagacagacagacagacagtcagacagacagacagacagacagacagacagacagacagacagtcagacagacagacagacagacagacagtcagacagagagacagagagacagtcagacagacagacagacagacagacagacagtcagacagacagacagacagtcagacagacagacagagagacagagagacagtcagacagacagacagacagacagacagacagtcagacagacagacagacagagagacagacagacagacaggtagaccgcagacagacagacagacagacagacagacagacagacagacagacaggtagaccgcagacagacagacagacagacagatagacagacagacagacagacagacagacagacagacagacagacagacagacagacagacagacagacagtcagacagacagacagacagacagagagacagacagacaggtagaccgcagacagacagacagacagacagacagacagacagtcagacagacagacagacagacagagagacagacagacaggtagaccgcagacagacagacagacagacagataggtcgcagacagacagatggacagatggacaggtagaaagacagatagaaagacatCGTCTGAACTAGGTTGGTACATCAAGGTAGTAGTTAGGTAGTAGTAAGAGCGTGATTCTAGTTCAGTACTCACTTCTAGTGTAGTAATAGGTCAGTACTAGGTCAGTACTAGGTCAGTACTAGGGTCCAATTAGGTCAGTACTAGGTCAGTACTAGGTCAGTACTAGGTCAGTACTAGTACTGGGTCAGTACTGGGTCAGTACTAGGTCAGTACTAGGTCAGTACTGGGTCAGTACTGGGTCAGTACTGGGTCAGTACTGGGTCAGTACTGGGTCAGTACTGAGTCAGTACTGGGTCAGTACTGGGTCAGTACTGGGTCAGTACTGGGTCAGTACTGGGTCAGTACTGGGTCAGTACTAGGTCAGTACTGGGTCAGTACTAGGTCAGTACTAGGTCAGTACTGGGTCAGTACTGGGTCAGTACTGGGTCAGTACTAGGTCAGTACTGGGTCAGTACTAGGTCAGTAGGGCGGTACCTGAAATGTTGCGGTTGGGTGGATGTTGACCTTGGCCTGCCTCCAGCGGTCACCTTGGTTACCAGTGAGGCTCCACACTGAGCTGTCAGTCACAGTCTGACCTTTCTGACGCAGGATGACCCCGAGTGACCCTGAAACACCCCGCCCCC
Coding sequences within:
- the haus2 gene encoding HAUS augmin-like complex subunit 2 → MDPWERSPFSITPAGSFLSSCVAKGIWTQEEFDSAPRESHAFSPRLQAAEQRIRAKRELAQLRLEAELLSLEKESADVTHKFYLTRRFRDLQVFASHLQDLLKEQSSLRQRLMKPFCQTSLPMEAHLHRYVVELIQMVLDFIESLERHVTTVRALPSLPDSVAKLNSGVAQLLAQVAEVEQLSSQVLQWKDLHPRTALLPGPGPDSLSGRLGSTF